A genome region from Vibrio tapetis subsp. tapetis includes the following:
- the nqrF gene encoding NADH:ubiquinone reductase (Na(+)-transporting) subunit F: protein MDIILGVVMFTLIVLVLVLVILFAKSKLVPTGDVTITINGDPEKSIITSPGDKLLSAMAGKGIFVSSACGGGGSCGQCRVKVKAGGGDILPTERDHISKGEAREGERLACQVAVKTDMDIELPEEIFGVKKWECTVLSNDNEATFIKELVLKIPDGEEVPFRAGGYIQIEAEPHHIKYADFDIPEEYRGDWDKFNLFRYESVVNEPSIRAYSMASYPEEEGLIKLNVRIATPPPNNPDVAPGVMSSYIWSLKEGDSCTISGPFGEFFAKDTDNEMVFIGGGAGMAPMRSHIFDQLLRLKSSRKMTYWYGARSKREMFYIEDFDNLQKDNENFSWHVALSDPSPEDNWDGYTGFIHNVIYENYLKDHDAPEDCEYYMCGPPMMNAAVIGMLKDLGVEDENILLDDFGG, encoded by the coding sequence ATGGACATTATTCTTGGTGTAGTGATGTTTACTCTGATCGTACTGGTATTGGTTTTAGTGATCTTGTTCGCTAAATCTAAGCTGGTACCAACAGGTGACGTTACAATCACAATTAACGGTGATCCAGAGAAGAGCATTATAACTTCTCCGGGTGACAAATTACTCAGCGCTATGGCGGGTAAAGGTATCTTCGTTTCATCTGCTTGTGGTGGCGGTGGCTCTTGTGGCCAGTGTCGCGTAAAAGTAAAAGCAGGCGGCGGTGATATTCTTCCAACTGAACGTGATCACATCTCTAAAGGTGAAGCACGTGAAGGTGAGCGTTTAGCTTGTCAGGTTGCTGTGAAAACAGACATGGATATCGAGCTTCCAGAAGAGATCTTCGGTGTTAAAAAGTGGGAATGTACTGTTCTTTCTAATGACAACGAAGCGACTTTCATCAAAGAGCTTGTGCTTAAGATCCCTGATGGTGAAGAAGTGCCGTTCCGTGCGGGTGGTTACATCCAAATCGAAGCTGAACCTCATCACATTAAATACGCTGATTTCGATATTCCAGAAGAGTATCGTGGCGATTGGGATAAGTTTAACTTGTTCCGTTACGAGTCTGTGGTTAATGAACCTTCAATCCGTGCTTATTCTATGGCGTCATACCCAGAAGAAGAAGGCCTGATCAAGCTGAACGTTCGTATCGCAACTCCGCCACCTAATAACCCAGACGTGGCTCCAGGTGTGATGTCTTCATACATTTGGTCACTGAAAGAAGGTGATAGCTGTACTATTTCAGGTCCATTTGGTGAGTTCTTCGCTAAAGATACGGACAACGAAATGGTCTTCATCGGTGGTGGTGCTGGCATGGCGCCAATGCGTTCACACATCTTTGATCAGTTATTGCGCCTTAAGTCTTCTCGTAAGATGACTTACTGGTACGGTGCTCGTTCTAAGCGTGAGATGTTCTACATCGAAGATTTCGATAATCTTCAAAAAGATAACGAAAACTTCTCATGGCATGTTGCTTTGTCTGATCCATCACCAGAAGATAACTGGGATGGCTACACAGGCTTCATTCACAACGTGATTTATGAAAACTACTTGAAAGATCATGACGCACCAGAAGATTGTGAATACTACATGTGTGGTCCACCTATGATGAACGCAGCCGTTATCGGTATGCTGAAAGACTTAGGTGTAGAAGATGAAAACATCTTGCTCGATGACTTTGGTGGCTAA
- a CDS encoding FAD:protein FMN transferase: protein MRIWLVALTSFLLLSGCSDAPKQVHLTGPTMGTSYNVKYLPTENSPTGEELQVEIDKLLELVNDQMSTYRKDSELSRFNQFTGDTGFEVSSETALVVKEAIRLNLLTEGALDVTVGPLVNLWGFGPEARPDVVPSDDELAQRKAMTGIKYLSVEGNTLTKTQPNLYVDLSTIAKGWGVDVVAEYVASQGIDNYMVEVGGEMRVKGVNGEQVPWRIAIEKPSVEERAIQEIIEPGDMAIATSGDYRNYFESNGVRYSHIINPQTGKPINHKVVSVTVLHPSSMTADGLATGLMVLGEEKGLAVANQNDIAAMIITKTKDGFKEFYSDAFLPFVKK from the coding sequence GTGAGAATTTGGCTTGTAGCATTAACTTCTTTTTTACTGCTTTCTGGTTGTAGCGATGCACCTAAACAAGTGCATTTAACGGGCCCGACAATGGGTACTAGCTATAACGTTAAATACCTACCGACTGAAAACTCACCAACGGGTGAAGAGCTTCAGGTTGAAATTGATAAGCTACTTGAGTTAGTTAACGATCAAATGTCAACGTATCGTAAAGATTCGGAGCTTAGTCGTTTTAATCAATTTACCGGTGACACAGGCTTTGAGGTTTCAAGTGAAACTGCCCTTGTAGTGAAAGAAGCCATTCGCTTAAATCTGCTGACTGAAGGTGCTCTGGATGTGACGGTGGGTCCGTTAGTTAACCTATGGGGTTTTGGTCCTGAGGCGCGTCCTGATGTTGTTCCTTCTGATGACGAGTTAGCGCAACGTAAGGCAATGACCGGGATTAAATACTTAAGTGTTGAAGGGAACACTCTGACGAAAACACAGCCTAACTTGTATGTAGACCTTTCTACTATCGCAAAAGGCTGGGGTGTTGATGTTGTCGCTGAATACGTTGCTTCACAAGGCATCGACAATTACATGGTCGAAGTTGGTGGCGAAATGCGCGTTAAGGGTGTGAATGGCGAGCAAGTACCGTGGCGCATAGCGATTGAAAAGCCTTCAGTTGAAGAACGAGCGATTCAAGAGATAATCGAGCCCGGCGACATGGCAATTGCGACCTCTGGTGATTACCGTAATTATTTCGAAAGCAACGGTGTTCGTTACTCTCACATCATCAACCCGCAAACAGGAAAGCCAATTAATCATAAGGTGGTTTCGGTCACTGTGCTGCATCCATCAAGTATGACTGCTGACGGGCTAGCAACGGGTTTAATGGTATTAGGTGAAGAAAAAGGACTCGCGGTTGCTAATCAAAATGATATCGCAGCAATGATCATCACTAAAACCAAAGACGGCTTTAAAGAATTTTATTCAGATGCATTTTTACCATTTGTTAAGAAGTAG
- the nqrM gene encoding (Na+)-NQR maturation NqrM: MTTFLVTFGVFLAVIAAMAVGYIFQKKVVKGSCGGLGAMGIDKVCNCPEPCDARKKREAREARAAQWKKNQIL; this comes from the coding sequence ATGACAACCTTTTTAGTTACTTTCGGTGTTTTCCTTGCGGTCATTGCCGCAATGGCGGTTGGTTATATCTTTCAGAAAAAAGTCGTGAAAGGCAGTTGTGGTGGCCTTGGCGCAATGGGCATAGACAAAGTGTGTAATTGCCCTGAACCTTGTGATGCTCGCAAAAAGAGAGAAGCAAGAGAAGCGCGTGCTGCGCAATGGAAGAAAAACCAAATTTTGTAA
- a CDS encoding diguanylate cyclase, protein MLNRILVVEDSRAFRNYLESKLTSIGFDVVLAASCSDAKNILDSDTNFMYAVLDYCLPDGEDGEIIDLVLSYQLRVIILTAQFNDAVRERVIAKGVLDYITKDSTASVSYLRPLLKRLLANHSHKALVVDDSAMVRNHVTYLLEHQFIETIQAKDGELGLQALKDNPDVTLVITDHDMPNKDDITLTRDIRHDFDRNHVAILGLSANSDRTLTARFLKAGANDFLYKPFNQEEFYCRVQHILDMKDVTDELYQMANQDALTGLWNRRYLFEECSRSKSGNRNVAMIDIDFFKKVNDNYGHECGDLVLAKVAKLLQDNFKDDLAVRFGGEEFCIVSTSSYIDFITHLDNTRKDIEQYQIAFDEQDIRVTVSIGVTSGSSDVDLNIHLREADELLYQAKDDGRNRLIAKTS, encoded by the coding sequence GTGCTAAACCGAATTTTGGTAGTTGAAGATAGCCGAGCGTTTCGTAATTATTTAGAGTCTAAATTAACTTCCATTGGATTCGACGTGGTGTTGGCAGCCTCTTGCTCTGACGCCAAGAATATTTTAGACAGTGACACCAACTTCATGTATGCGGTTCTCGATTATTGCCTACCAGACGGCGAAGACGGGGAAATTATCGATTTGGTGCTCTCGTACCAATTGCGAGTCATCATTCTTACCGCACAATTTAATGATGCAGTACGAGAAAGAGTGATAGCAAAAGGCGTATTAGACTATATAACCAAAGACAGCACCGCTTCGGTTTCCTACTTACGTCCACTACTAAAACGTTTACTTGCCAACCACTCACACAAAGCGTTGGTTGTTGATGATTCCGCCATGGTACGTAATCATGTTACCTATCTACTGGAACATCAGTTTATTGAGACCATTCAAGCTAAGGATGGTGAACTGGGGCTTCAAGCGTTAAAAGATAACCCTGACGTAACCCTCGTTATTACCGATCACGACATGCCGAATAAAGACGATATCACACTGACCAGAGACATTCGCCACGATTTTGACCGAAACCACGTCGCGATTCTAGGTCTGTCCGCCAACAGTGATCGCACGTTAACGGCTCGCTTTCTAAAAGCTGGGGCAAACGACTTTCTTTACAAACCATTCAACCAAGAAGAATTTTATTGTCGCGTACAACACATCCTAGACATGAAAGACGTCACTGACGAGCTATATCAAATGGCGAATCAAGACGCCCTCACCGGATTGTGGAACCGCCGCTATTTGTTTGAAGAATGCAGCCGTTCTAAAAGTGGTAACCGCAATGTCGCCATGATTGACATCGATTTCTTTAAAAAAGTAAACGACAATTACGGTCATGAATGCGGTGATCTTGTCCTAGCAAAAGTTGCAAAACTACTACAGGATAACTTCAAGGACGACTTAGCGGTTCGGTTTGGTGGGGAAGAGTTTTGTATTGTCAGCACATCTAGCTATATCGATTTCATTACTCACTTGGATAATACCCGCAAAGACATAGAACAATATCAAATCGCGTTTGACGAGCAAGATATTCGTGTAACGGTCAGTATTGGGGTCACATCAGGAAGTTCTGACGTCGATCTAAATATCCATCTGAGAGAAGCCGATGAGCTGCTTTATCAAGCAAAAGATGATGGCAGAAACCGCCTCATTGCTAAAACAAGTTAG